Proteins from a genomic interval of Mycolicibacterium grossiae:
- a CDS encoding phospholipase D-like domain-containing protein, translating into MSADRLLVPGETCWRVTGADRYACIVDGADYLRHVKAAMLRARHRILLIGWDFDAATNFERRGKTLPGPNQLGTFLHWLLWKRPDLEIHLLKSNLRLLPAFDGLWYGITPVSLANRFTAKRLHLAVDGAHPTGAVHHQKIVVVDDAVAFCGGIDITLDRWDVSEHLDVDEGRRTGNRPYGPRHEVAAAVDGAAARAFGELARDRWRVATGRSLPTDVGEHEVWPHDLPVTLTHVDVGIARTMPTLRRRLEVREVEALNFAAIAAARDVIYLENQYLASRSLADRLAARLREPDGPEVVIVLPRRSESRLEEVSMDSARARLLEVLWAADEHGRLGVYWPVTDGGTSIYVHSKILAVDDRLLRIGSSNLNNRSLGFDSECDLAIESHADGREDVRAAIAAFRNRLVAEQLGVTSAHFEEAVATSGTFLTAVETLRGQGKTLLPFTEDDVAGEVSLFAENDLMDPDRTPPSLARSVQRFLLGLAGRP; encoded by the coding sequence GTGAGCGCCGACAGACTCCTCGTCCCGGGGGAGACGTGCTGGCGCGTCACCGGCGCCGACCGGTACGCCTGCATCGTCGACGGCGCCGACTACCTCCGCCACGTCAAGGCGGCGATGCTGCGCGCGCGGCACCGGATCCTGCTGATCGGCTGGGACTTCGACGCCGCCACGAACTTCGAGCGTCGCGGCAAGACGCTGCCGGGCCCCAACCAGCTCGGCACCTTCCTGCACTGGCTGCTGTGGAAGCGTCCCGACCTCGAGATCCACCTGCTCAAGTCCAACCTGCGGCTGCTGCCGGCGTTCGACGGGCTCTGGTACGGCATCACGCCGGTCTCACTGGCCAACCGATTCACCGCCAAGCGTCTGCACCTCGCCGTCGACGGCGCCCACCCCACGGGCGCCGTGCACCACCAGAAGATCGTGGTGGTCGACGACGCGGTGGCGTTCTGCGGGGGCATCGACATCACGCTCGACCGCTGGGACGTCTCCGAACACCTCGACGTCGACGAGGGCCGGCGCACCGGCAACCGGCCCTACGGCCCGCGGCACGAGGTGGCGGCCGCCGTCGACGGCGCCGCGGCACGCGCCTTCGGGGAGTTGGCGCGCGACCGCTGGCGGGTGGCCACCGGCCGCTCGCTGCCCACCGACGTCGGCGAGCACGAGGTGTGGCCGCACGACCTGCCGGTGACCCTGACCCACGTCGACGTCGGCATCGCCCGGACCATGCCGACGTTGCGGCGCCGCCTCGAGGTGCGCGAGGTGGAGGCGCTGAACTTCGCCGCGATCGCGGCCGCGCGGGACGTCATCTACCTGGAGAACCAGTACCTCGCATCGCGCAGCCTCGCCGACCGGCTGGCCGCCCGGCTGCGCGAACCCGACGGCCCCGAGGTGGTCATCGTGTTGCCGCGCCGCTCGGAGAGCCGGCTCGAAGAAGTGTCGATGGACAGCGCCCGCGCACGCCTGCTCGAGGTGCTGTGGGCGGCCGACGAACACGGCAGGCTGGGCGTCTACTGGCCGGTGACCGACGGCGGCACGTCGATCTACGTGCACTCCAAGATCCTCGCGGTCGACGACCGGCTGCTGCGCATCGGCTCGTCCAACCTCAACAACCGCTCGCTGGGCTTCGACAGCGAATGCGACCTCGCCATCGAATCGCATGCCGACGGCCGCGAGGACGTCCGCGCGGCGATCGCCGCGTTCCGCAACCGGCTGGTGGCCGAGCAGCTCGGCGTCACGTCGGCGCACTTCGAGGAGGCCGTGGCCACGTCGGGCACGTTCCTCACCGCCGTGGAGACGCTGCGCGGTCAGGGCAAGACGCTGTTGCCCTTCACCGAGGACGACGTAGCCGGGGAGGTCAGCCTGTTCGCGGAGAACGACCTGATGGACCCCGACCGGACGCCGCCGTCACTGGCGCGCAGCGTGCAGCGCTTCCTCCTCGGGCTCGCCGGCCGGCCCTGA
- the cobN gene encoding cobaltochelatase subunit CobN, which translates to MHPAAFEAASDAATETTPEPTDGRTRRIALLSTSDTDLLSARASGAAYVLANPARHGVDAGLGDVDVVVLRVLGSSAEVADELTALRATGRPLVVLGGERAPSPELMEQSTVPIGLAAQAHAYLAEGGPANLGQLHAFLCDTVLLTGEGFDEPVTIPEWGLAARPAAAAPDGRARVGVLYYRAHEVSGNAAFAHALADAIDATGDAIGVPIFASSLRSAPDALFDALGTLDAIVVSMLAAGGSKSAMASAGEDDASWDIERIAAMDVPVLQGLCLTSSRAEWEANDDGVTPLDSATQIAIPEFDGRIITAPYSFKEVDDDGLPHYVADAERCARVAAIAVNHARLRRLPNAEKKLALVLSAYPTKHSRVGNAVGLDTPASAVRLLHRLAAAGYDVGDGFGVLDIDDETVAGDRLIHTVIEAGGQDEAWLTSAQLTDAQVRVTAEQYAAWTADLPAELRDEIARAWGPAPGTLFVNDAGEIVLAALRSGNVVLMVQPPRGFGENPVAIYHDPDLAVSHHYLAAYRWLEHGFGAHAVVHLGKHGSMEWLPGKNAALSAACATDAVLGNLPLIYPFLVNDPGEGAQAKRRAHATIVDHLIPPMARAESYGDIARLEQLLDEYGNIAAMDPAKLPAIRGEIWNLMRAAEMHRDLGLDDRPDDEEFDDFLLHVDGWLCEIKDAQIRDGLHVLGGAPVGEARVNLVLAILRAAQVWGGKDHAVPGLRAALGLKEGAETTAVDEIETRARGLVEAMEAAHWAPQTSDTLTVDPDVRAVLRFAAEEVVPRLAGTASELDAVLHALDGGFVRPGPSGSPLRGLVNVLPTGRNFYTVDPRAVPSRLAWQTGQAMAESLCRRYLDDTGSYPESVGLSVWGTSAMRTSGDDVAEVLALLGVRPEWDEASRRVSRLEVVPLDELGRPRIDVTVRISGFFRDAFPHVVTMLDDAVRMVALLDEPDEQNYVAAHARADLAAHGDERRATTRVFGSKPGSYGAGILQVVEAGTWRDDKDLAEVYTAWGGFAYGRGLDGAAAADDMRTNYARIKVAAKNIDTREHDIADSDDYFQYHGGMIATVRALTGSDPRAYVGDSTSPDAVRTRTLGEETARVFRARVVNPRWISAMRRHGYKGAFELAATVDYLFGFDATAGVVHDWMYEKLAQSYVLDPETREFLDRSNPWALHGMVERLQEAADRGLWADPSPETLAALQQAYLDVEGDLESRAGG; encoded by the coding sequence ATGCACCCTGCCGCATTCGAGGCCGCATCCGACGCCGCAACCGAGACCACCCCGGAGCCGACCGACGGCCGCACCCGGCGCATCGCCCTGCTGTCGACGTCGGACACCGACCTGCTGTCCGCCCGGGCCAGCGGCGCCGCCTACGTGCTGGCCAACCCGGCGCGCCACGGGGTCGACGCCGGCCTCGGCGACGTGGACGTCGTGGTGCTACGGGTGCTCGGCTCCTCGGCCGAGGTCGCCGACGAACTCACCGCGCTGCGCGCCACCGGGCGGCCGCTGGTGGTGCTGGGCGGCGAACGCGCCCCCAGCCCTGAACTCATGGAGCAGTCCACGGTGCCCATCGGGCTGGCCGCTCAGGCGCACGCCTACCTGGCCGAGGGAGGACCGGCCAACCTCGGTCAGCTGCACGCCTTCCTGTGCGACACCGTGCTGCTCACCGGTGAGGGCTTCGACGAGCCCGTCACCATCCCGGAGTGGGGGCTGGCCGCCCGGCCGGCCGCGGCCGCGCCGGACGGGCGGGCCCGGGTCGGCGTGCTGTACTACCGCGCCCACGAGGTCAGCGGCAACGCGGCCTTCGCGCACGCGCTCGCCGACGCCATTGACGCGACCGGCGACGCCATCGGCGTGCCGATCTTCGCCTCGTCGCTGCGCAGCGCCCCGGACGCGCTGTTCGACGCACTCGGCACCCTCGACGCCATCGTCGTCAGCATGCTCGCCGCCGGCGGCTCGAAGTCCGCGATGGCGAGCGCCGGCGAGGACGACGCGTCCTGGGACATCGAACGCATCGCCGCGATGGACGTGCCCGTCCTGCAGGGACTGTGCCTGACGTCGTCGCGCGCGGAGTGGGAGGCCAACGACGACGGCGTCACCCCCCTAGACTCCGCGACCCAGATCGCCATCCCCGAGTTCGACGGCCGCATCATCACCGCGCCGTACTCCTTCAAGGAGGTCGACGACGATGGGCTGCCGCACTACGTCGCCGACGCCGAGCGCTGCGCCCGCGTGGCCGCCATCGCGGTCAACCACGCCCGGCTGCGCCGCCTGCCGAACGCCGAGAAGAAACTCGCCCTGGTCCTCTCGGCGTACCCCACCAAGCACTCCCGCGTCGGCAACGCCGTCGGCCTGGACACCCCGGCGTCGGCGGTGCGGCTGCTGCACCGCCTCGCGGCGGCCGGCTACGACGTCGGCGACGGCTTCGGGGTGCTGGACATCGACGACGAGACCGTCGCCGGCGACCGGCTGATCCACACCGTCATCGAGGCCGGCGGCCAGGACGAGGCGTGGCTGACCTCCGCGCAGCTGACCGACGCGCAGGTCCGCGTCACCGCCGAGCAGTACGCCGCCTGGACCGCCGACCTGCCCGCCGAGCTGCGCGACGAGATCGCCCGGGCGTGGGGACCGGCACCCGGCACGCTGTTCGTCAACGACGCCGGCGAGATCGTGCTCGCCGCACTGCGATCCGGCAACGTCGTGCTGATGGTCCAGCCGCCCCGCGGCTTCGGCGAGAACCCGGTGGCCATCTACCACGATCCCGACCTCGCGGTCAGTCACCACTACTTGGCGGCCTACCGGTGGCTCGAGCACGGCTTCGGCGCGCACGCGGTGGTGCACCTCGGCAAGCACGGCTCGATGGAGTGGCTGCCCGGCAAGAACGCCGCGCTGTCGGCGGCGTGCGCCACCGACGCGGTGCTCGGCAACCTGCCGCTCATCTATCCGTTCCTCGTCAACGACCCCGGTGAGGGCGCCCAGGCCAAGCGGCGCGCGCACGCGACGATCGTCGACCACCTGATCCCGCCGATGGCCCGCGCCGAGAGCTACGGCGACATCGCCCGGCTCGAGCAGCTGCTCGACGAGTACGGCAACATCGCCGCCATGGATCCGGCCAAGCTGCCGGCGATCCGCGGCGAGATCTGGAACCTCATGCGCGCGGCGGAGATGCACCGCGACCTCGGCCTCGACGACCGTCCCGACGACGAGGAGTTCGACGACTTCCTGCTGCACGTCGACGGCTGGCTGTGCGAGATCAAGGACGCCCAGATCCGCGACGGCCTGCACGTGCTCGGCGGCGCCCCGGTCGGCGAGGCGCGGGTCAACCTGGTGCTCGCGATCCTGCGCGCCGCGCAGGTGTGGGGTGGCAAGGACCACGCCGTCCCCGGCCTGCGTGCCGCACTGGGCCTCAAGGAGGGTGCCGAGACCACCGCCGTCGACGAGATCGAGACGCGGGCACGCGGTCTCGTCGAGGCCATGGAGGCGGCACACTGGGCGCCGCAAACCTCCGACACGCTGACCGTCGACCCCGACGTGCGGGCCGTGCTGCGGTTCGCCGCAGAGGAGGTGGTGCCCCGATTGGCCGGCACGGCAAGCGAACTCGACGCCGTGCTGCACGCGCTCGACGGCGGCTTCGTGCGCCCCGGCCCGTCCGGCTCGCCGCTGCGCGGCCTGGTCAACGTGCTGCCGACCGGGCGCAACTTCTACACCGTCGACCCGCGCGCGGTGCCGTCGCGGCTCGCGTGGCAGACCGGACAGGCCATGGCCGAATCGCTGTGCCGGCGCTACCTCGACGACACCGGCTCCTACCCGGAGTCGGTCGGGCTGTCGGTGTGGGGCACCAGCGCCATGCGCACGTCGGGCGACGACGTGGCCGAGGTGCTGGCGCTGCTGGGCGTCCGTCCGGAGTGGGACGAGGCGTCGCGACGGGTCAGCCGCCTGGAGGTGGTGCCGCTCGACGAGCTGGGCCGCCCGCGCATCGACGTGACGGTTCGCATCTCCGGCTTCTTCCGTGACGCCTTCCCGCACGTGGTGACGATGCTCGACGACGCGGTGCGGATGGTGGCGCTGCTCGACGAACCGGACGAGCAGAACTACGTCGCCGCGCACGCCCGCGCCGACCTCGCTGCCCACGGCGACGAGCGGCGCGCCACCACCCGCGTCTTCGGCTCCAAGCCGGGGTCCTACGGCGCCGGCATCCTGCAGGTCGTCGAGGCCGGCACCTGGCGTGACGACAAGGACCTCGCCGAGGTGTACACGGCCTGGGGCGGTTTCGCCTACGGCCGCGGCCTCGACGGTGCGGCCGCCGCCGACGACATGCGCACCAACTACGCGCGGATCAAGGTGGCGGCGAAGAACATCGACACCCGCGAGCACGACATCGCCGACAGCGACGACTACTTCCAGTACCACGGCGGCATGATCGCCACGGTGCGGGCGCTCACCGGCTCCGATCCCCGCGCCTACGTGGGGGATTCGACGTCGCCGGACGCCGTGCGCACCCGCACCCTCGGCGAGGAGACGGCGCGGGTGTTCCGTGCGCGGGTGGTCAACCCGCGGTGGATCTCCGCGATGCGCCGGCACGGCTACAAGGGCGCCTTCGAACTGGCCGCCACCGTCGACTACCTGTTCGGCTTCGACGCCACCGCCGGCGTGGTGCACGACTGGATGTACGAGAAGCTCGCGCAGTCCTACGTGCTGGACCCCGAGACCCGCGAGTTCCTGGACCGCTCGAATCCCTGGGCCCTGCACGGCATGGTGGAGCGCCTGCAGGAGGCGGCCGACCGCGGCCTGTGGGCCGACCCGTCACCGGAGACGCTCGCCGCGCTGCAGCAGGCCTACCTCGACGTCGAGGGCGACCTCGAGAGCCGCGCGGGTGGCTGA
- a CDS encoding hydroxypyruvate isomerase family protein — MADARYTVNCSILLTDLPLRRRPAAARAAGFDAVEFWWPFDRAVPGDAEVDAFTRAVGDAGVRLSGLNFAAGDMAAGQRGLLSDPLRRSEFRDAVDVAVGIGARLGVEVFNALYGNRRAGLDVGAQDDEAVANLAYAATRAASIEATVVLEPLSGIADYPLRTAADALAVLDRVRDETGAPALGLLADLYHLHVNGDDVAAVIDRHTARISHVQIADAPGRGAPGTGTVDLVGHLARLAERGYRGLVGLEYQAATDPFDWLGRIPRR, encoded by the coding sequence GTGGCTGACGCGCGCTACACCGTCAACTGCTCGATCCTGTTGACGGACCTGCCGCTGCGCCGGCGCCCGGCGGCAGCCCGTGCGGCCGGCTTCGACGCGGTCGAGTTCTGGTGGCCGTTCGACCGCGCGGTGCCCGGTGACGCCGAGGTCGACGCCTTCACCCGCGCGGTGGGCGACGCCGGTGTTCGGCTGAGCGGGCTGAACTTCGCCGCGGGTGACATGGCCGCCGGGCAGCGGGGTCTCCTGTCGGACCCTTTGCGTCGCAGCGAGTTCCGTGATGCCGTCGACGTCGCCGTGGGCATCGGTGCGCGTCTCGGCGTCGAGGTGTTCAACGCGCTGTACGGCAACCGCCGCGCCGGGCTGGACGTGGGCGCGCAGGACGACGAGGCCGTCGCCAACCTTGCTTACGCGGCGACGCGGGCGGCGAGCATCGAGGCGACGGTGGTACTCGAACCGCTCAGCGGCATCGCCGACTACCCGCTGCGCACCGCGGCCGACGCGCTCGCCGTCCTCGACCGGGTGCGCGACGAGACCGGTGCCCCGGCGCTCGGCCTGCTCGCCGACCTCTACCACCTGCACGTCAACGGCGACGACGTCGCCGCGGTGATCGACCGGCACACGGCCCGCATCTCCCACGTGCAGATCGCCGACGCCCCCGGTCGCGGGGCGCCCGGCACCGGCACCGTCGACCTGGTCGGCCACCTCGCGCGCCTCGCCGAGCGCGGCTACCGGGGCCTGGTCGGCCTCGAGTACCAGGCCGCGACGGACCCGTTCGACTGGCTGGGGCGCATCCCGCGGCGGTGA
- a CDS encoding MFS transporter, producing MRARVPAWLAVAFAAFCCGWGGNQFTPLLIAYAQHGGYTRVDVDVLLGAYVLGLVPGLLVASALSDRHGRRAVMAAGVASAALGSLVIAAGDVAGFWALFGGRLFSGLSVGIAMAVGSAWITELSRPPFGDASPGAGARRSSICLTLGLGVGPLCAGLLAAFAPLPLVLTYLVHAALCVPALWAVLRLGTETRTETRTEAGARGFLRSLAVPAAGHRRFTHVVVPMAPWIFGSAAIAYAIVPSLVADELGSWALLYTAGLTVLTLTCGVLVQPIARRLDDQSSARAVVVSMVLMTVGVFAAVATAVTASPVLAVLVAMLLGCAYGIAVVSGLLEVQRIAEPDELAGMTGVYYSLAYVGFLLPAALAALAHWFGYPVMLTAVGVLAAACAVRCASGWSRHLPPRQHPASGPAGEPEEEALHAARQ from the coding sequence ATGAGGGCCCGCGTCCCGGCCTGGCTGGCCGTCGCCTTCGCCGCGTTCTGCTGCGGCTGGGGCGGCAACCAGTTCACCCCCCTGCTCATCGCCTACGCCCAGCACGGCGGATACACCCGCGTCGACGTCGACGTGCTGCTCGGCGCGTACGTGCTGGGTCTGGTGCCCGGCCTGCTCGTCGCCTCGGCACTGTCGGACCGGCACGGCCGGCGCGCGGTCATGGCCGCGGGCGTCGCGAGCGCTGCGCTCGGCAGCCTCGTCATCGCCGCCGGGGACGTCGCGGGGTTCTGGGCGCTGTTCGGCGGCCGGCTGTTCAGCGGGCTGTCGGTCGGCATCGCCATGGCCGTCGGTTCGGCGTGGATCACCGAGCTGTCCCGGCCGCCGTTCGGCGACGCGTCGCCCGGCGCCGGTGCGCGGCGGTCGTCGATCTGCCTCACGCTCGGGCTAGGCGTCGGCCCGTTGTGCGCGGGTCTGCTCGCTGCCTTCGCCCCGCTGCCGCTGGTGCTGACCTACCTGGTGCATGCCGCGCTGTGCGTGCCCGCGCTGTGGGCGGTGCTGCGGCTCGGCACCGAGACGAGGACCGAGACCCGCACCGAGGCGGGCGCCCGCGGCTTCCTGCGCAGCCTCGCCGTGCCCGCCGCCGGGCACCGCCGCTTCACGCACGTGGTGGTGCCGATGGCGCCGTGGATCTTCGGGTCCGCGGCCATCGCGTACGCCATCGTGCCGTCCCTGGTCGCCGACGAACTGGGCTCGTGGGCGCTGCTCTACACCGCCGGGTTGACGGTGCTGACGCTGACCTGCGGCGTGCTGGTGCAGCCGATCGCCCGCCGCCTCGACGACCAGTCGAGCGCCCGCGCGGTGGTCGTGTCGATGGTGCTGATGACGGTCGGGGTGTTCGCCGCGGTGGCCACCGCCGTCACCGCGTCGCCGGTGCTCGCCGTCCTGGTGGCCATGCTGCTCGGCTGCGCCTACGGCATCGCGGTCGTGTCGGGACTGCTCGAGGTGCAGCGCATCGCCGAGCCCGACGAGTTGGCGGGCATGACCGGGGTCTACTACTCGCTGGCCTACGTCGGGTTCCTGCTGCCGGCCGCGCTCGCGGCGCTGGCGCACTGGTTCGGCTATCCGGTGATGCTCACCGCGGTGGGCGTGCTGGCCGCGGCCTGCGCGGTGCGGTGTGCATCCGGGTGGTCGCGGCATCTCCCGCCCCGGCAGCACCCGGCGTCAGGGCCGGCCGGCGAGCCCGAGGAGGAAGCGCTGCACGCTGCGCGCCAGTGA
- the cobF gene encoding precorrin-6A synthase (deacetylating) produces the protein MADPVRVRILGVGMGPRHVTPEVADALRGCDYVLAADKGESGVGDDDGLLALRRAIVDAHGGPEIVEVPDPPRDRSTGLDDRGYAAAVADWHAARAERYAAELRARGGTAAFLVWGDPALYDSTIRVVERIQNLGVALEFDVLPGISAPQLLAARHRIVLHEVGRAVHVTTGRTLAAAVAAGQDNVVTMLNPPPERLDLAGLDDWTVWWGANLGAVGERLVTGRLADVVGRIAAERAAAKAEAGWVMDVYLLRSG, from the coding sequence GTGGCTGACCCGGTCCGGGTCCGCATTCTCGGCGTCGGCATGGGGCCCCGGCACGTCACCCCGGAGGTCGCCGATGCGCTGCGCGGGTGCGACTACGTGCTCGCCGCCGACAAGGGCGAGAGCGGGGTCGGTGACGACGACGGTCTGCTCGCGCTGCGCCGCGCAATCGTCGACGCGCACGGCGGACCGGAGATCGTCGAGGTGCCCGACCCGCCGCGCGACCGGTCAACGGGCCTCGACGACCGCGGCTACGCCGCAGCGGTCGCCGACTGGCACGCCGCCCGCGCCGAGCGCTACGCCGCGGAACTGCGCGCGCGCGGCGGCACGGCGGCGTTCCTGGTGTGGGGCGACCCGGCGCTGTACGACTCGACCATCCGCGTCGTCGAACGCATCCAGAACCTCGGTGTCGCACTGGAATTCGACGTGCTGCCCGGCATCAGCGCGCCGCAGCTGCTGGCCGCTCGGCACCGCATCGTGCTGCACGAGGTGGGCCGCGCCGTGCACGTCACCACGGGCCGCACACTCGCCGCGGCCGTCGCCGCCGGCCAGGACAACGTCGTCACCATGCTCAACCCGCCGCCGGAGCGGCTCGACCTGGCCGGCCTAGACGACTGGACGGTGTGGTGGGGCGCCAACCTCGGCGCGGTGGGGGAGCGGCTGGTCACCGGCAGGCTCGCCGACGTCGTCGGACGCATCGCCGCCGAGCGCGCCGCCGCGAAGGCGGAGGCCGGCTGGGTGATGGACGTCTACCTGCTGAGGAGCGGCTGA
- a CDS encoding cellulase family glycosylhydrolase — MHRRTALKLPLLLAAGAALTRVPAATAAAPARWSAEQANAWYRAQRWLVGVNYVPVTAVNQIEMFQPGTYDPRRIDGELQVARRIGFNTVRVFLHDQLWAQDSAGYVRRVAQFVNIAANRGIKPLFVFFDSCWDPHPHLGPQGAPRPGVHNSRWVQSPGADHIDDPAYQAVLRDYVTGMIGAFRTDSRVLGWDLWNEPDNPAKEYRSTERSDKQQVVAKLLPQVFEWARSAQPSQPLTSGVWQGSWGAGQRSDIAGIQLDNSDVITFHSYATPAQFESRIEELAPLGRPIICTEYLAREEGSTVDGILPIARKHNVGAYSWGLIAGRSQTYFPWDSWDTPYSAPPKVWFHDLLQPDGRPFRDAEIQTIQKLSGVVA, encoded by the coding sequence GTGCACCGCAGAACCGCCCTCAAGCTACCGCTTCTCCTGGCAGCGGGAGCCGCGTTGACGCGCGTGCCCGCGGCCACCGCGGCCGCCCCGGCGCGGTGGTCGGCCGAGCAGGCCAATGCCTGGTACCGCGCGCAACGCTGGCTCGTCGGCGTGAACTACGTGCCCGTGACCGCGGTCAACCAGATCGAGATGTTTCAGCCCGGCACCTACGACCCACGCCGCATCGACGGCGAACTGCAGGTGGCCCGCCGCATCGGCTTCAACACCGTGCGGGTCTTCCTGCACGACCAGCTGTGGGCCCAGGATTCGGCCGGATACGTCCGGCGCGTCGCACAGTTCGTCAACATCGCCGCCAACCGCGGCATCAAGCCGCTGTTCGTGTTCTTCGACTCCTGCTGGGATCCGCACCCGCATCTGGGGCCGCAGGGCGCCCCGCGACCCGGCGTGCACAACTCGCGCTGGGTGCAGAGCCCCGGCGCCGACCACATCGACGATCCCGCCTACCAGGCGGTGCTGCGCGACTACGTCACCGGCATGATCGGCGCGTTCCGCACCGACAGCCGGGTGCTCGGCTGGGACCTGTGGAACGAGCCCGACAACCCCGCCAAGGAGTACCGCAGCACCGAGCGCAGCGACAAGCAGCAGGTCGTGGCCAAGCTGCTGCCGCAGGTCTTCGAATGGGCCCGCTCGGCACAGCCGTCGCAGCCGCTGACCAGCGGCGTCTGGCAGGGCTCCTGGGGAGCGGGGCAGCGCAGCGACATCGCCGGCATCCAGCTCGACAACTCCGACGTGATCACCTTCCACAGCTACGCCACGCCGGCCCAATTCGAGTCGCGCATCGAAGAACTCGCGCCGCTCGGCAGGCCGATCATCTGCACTGAGTACCTCGCCCGCGAAGAGGGCAGCACCGTCGACGGCATCCTGCCCATCGCCCGCAAGCACAACGTCGGCGCCTACAGCTGGGGACTCATCGCCGGACGCTCGCAGACCTACTTCCCATGGGATTCCTGGGACACGCCCTACAGCGCGCCGCCCAAGGTGTGGTTCCACGACCTGCTCCAGCCCGACGGCCGCCCGTTCCGCGACGCCGAGATCCAGACCATCCAGAAGCTTTCCGGCGTCGTGGCCTGA
- a CDS encoding SDR family oxidoreductase — protein sequence MGKVVVITGAGSGLGRATARELLGAGHRVVLAGRRPRPLTETADGHPAALTVPTDVTDADSVRALFAATVAAHGRVDVLFNNAGTFGPSASVVDLDDDGWRQTWRTNVDGSVFCAREAARHMLAQQPRGGRIINNGSLSAHRPRPNSLAYTVTKHAISGLTASLLLDLREVDVCVTQLDIGNAATAMTSGFSETLQANGTLAAEPTFDAVHVARAVAHLVDLPLDVVVPEMTIMARAMPFYGRG from the coding sequence GTGGGCAAGGTCGTCGTCATCACCGGAGCGGGCAGCGGACTGGGCCGCGCCACCGCCCGCGAACTGCTCGGCGCCGGTCACCGCGTGGTGCTCGCCGGGCGCCGCCCCCGGCCGCTGACCGAGACCGCCGACGGTCACCCGGCGGCGCTGACGGTGCCCACCGACGTCACCGACGCCGACTCGGTGCGGGCGCTGTTCGCCGCGACGGTCGCCGCCCACGGACGGGTCGACGTGCTGTTCAACAACGCCGGGACCTTCGGGCCGTCGGCGTCGGTCGTCGACCTCGACGACGACGGATGGCGGCAGACGTGGCGCACCAACGTCGACGGCTCGGTGTTCTGCGCGCGAGAAGCCGCCCGCCACATGCTCGCCCAGCAGCCACGCGGCGGCCGCATCATCAACAACGGCTCGCTGTCGGCGCACCGGCCACGACCCAACAGCCTGGCCTACACCGTCACCAAGCACGCGATCAGCGGCCTCACCGCGTCGCTGCTGCTCGACCTGCGCGAGGTCGACGTGTGCGTGACGCAGCTCGACATCGGCAACGCTGCCACCGCCATGACGTCTGGGTTCAGTGAGACGTTGCAGGCCAACGGAACCCTGGCTGCCGAACCGACGTTCGACGCCGTGCACGTCGCCCGCGCCGTCGCGCACCTGGTGGACCTGCCGCTGGACGTCGTGGTCCCCGAGATGACGATCATGGCCCGCGCCATGCCCTTCTACGGCCGTGGCTGA
- a CDS encoding GntR family transcriptional regulator, producing MTAIQESSSQRAYQATKDEILSGGMRGGQLLSEVEVAARLGVSRTPVHEAFLRLAAEDLLELLPRRGAVVVAMSAQDATDLLEMRLALETAAVRRLCRTPADVDRLFGDLTALLDAQRRGVDAGDAEQFAAADDAFHRRIVDVAGNGLARRFYGSLSDRQRRMIASAAQSDAHRLELLIDEHRRLAAAIERCDVEEFEAALLAHLEATYRVVLR from the coding sequence GTGACAGCCATCCAGGAGTCGAGCAGTCAGCGCGCCTATCAGGCGACCAAGGACGAGATCCTGTCCGGCGGCATGCGCGGCGGACAGCTGCTCAGCGAGGTCGAGGTCGCCGCGCGACTCGGCGTGAGCCGCACCCCGGTCCACGAGGCATTCCTCCGGCTGGCCGCCGAGGACCTGCTCGAACTGCTGCCGCGCCGCGGCGCCGTGGTGGTCGCGATGTCCGCACAGGACGCCACCGACCTGCTCGAGATGCGGCTCGCGCTGGAGACCGCGGCCGTGCGGCGGCTCTGCCGCACCCCCGCCGACGTCGACCGACTGTTCGGCGACCTCACCGCGCTGCTCGACGCCCAGCGCCGCGGCGTGGACGCCGGGGACGCCGAGCAGTTCGCCGCCGCCGACGACGCCTTCCACCGCCGCATCGTCGACGTCGCGGGCAACGGGCTGGCACGCCGCTTCTACGGCTCGCTGAGCGACCGGCAGCGCCGGATGATCGCCTCGGCGGCACAGTCCGATGCGCACCGCCTGGAGCTGCTGATCGACGAGCATCGCCGGCTGGCGGCCGCGATCGAGCGGTGTGACGTCGAGGAGTTCGAGGCGGCGCTGCTCGCGCACCTCGAGGCGACCTACCGGGTGGTGCTGCGATGA